From Flaviflexus ciconiae:
TCCTGGGCCTTATTCGTCGACGACCTCGATGACCATGCTTAGCCCATCGTCTGGATGATAGATCCACGAGGCTTCGTAGCTATCCCATGAGCCCGTCTGTCGACCGTCAAGAGCACGTGTTGTGTCGACTCGAGCAACGATCGAATCGGGGACCTCAAGAGAACTAAGAACGCATGCTGCTTCGATGTAAGTTGCCCCGGCTGATTCTTCGCCTTCGGTGTCAATCGACAGCGCAGACCCATCATCAAGAATCTGTATGTACCGCGACGATGTCACGGCGCACTCGTCGACGGCTTCCTCGAAGGCTGCCTGTGCTTGAGTAGAAGAACCACCGCCAAGTTCTACCGGTATGAAAAGTCCAGCGACCAAACCAACGGCCAGGGCGGCAACCATGCACATAATGGCGGCCCACATGCTCATGACCCTCCGCGGCTTTGGGTATGAGGGAGGCATCGGGGCCGGCTGGCCGTAGCCAGGGGCATGGGCGTACCCCGGCTGCCCGTATTGCCGGTGTGGGAACTGAGCGGAGGGTTGCGAGGGTGGAACAGGTTCATGCCCTGAAACAGAGAAATTTCCAGGAGTTGCGATACGTTCCGATTCGGGGATGCTCCGCTGGGTTGGAAAGCTCTCGGACGAGCGGATGTGAGCGGGCGACACGAGGTTTCCGGCGTCGGGAGTATGTCCTGAATATTGATTATCGCTCGGAGGCTGGAATCGAGAATGGCCCACCATCCCTTCAGGTTGTCGTGCCGGTTGGCCCTCGTTGGCGCCTTTCATTCGTCATCACTCTTTCTCATCGCAGTGCTTGTCCGATAATTTCGTTTGCTATATAGCAAGAGTATCGAGCGTGTCGGGCGCTTTATAGTGGAAAATGAAGAAAAAGTGATGGTTTATGCGCTAGTGGGGGAGTGCGCTGTTGTCGTGCCAGCTTTCATGGGATGTGGGGTGCGGAAAAGGAAATCGATCGAGCAGAATCGGCAACGAGAGCGGGGCGAAGCTGCCGCAATTATCCCCTCGACTAGAAGCGGGTTCCAGAGGCTCGCTTTGTCCTGCCGGACTATTGGCTCTTCGGTTTCTCTCGTTCTGTCTCGTGATCCCTCGGCCTGTGAATTGCTAGCTCACCGCGGTTTCGTCTGCGACAAGGTCCGCGATAGTGCGGGCGGACTCGATCTGAGAGTCGGGGATCTGGATCTTGAGGGCGCGCTCGAGATTGACGGCTAGTGCGTAGATGGTGACGGGATCAAGGCGGAGGTTTTCTTTCAGGTCAGCATCCTTAGTGATCTCGTCTTCGGGGATCTCGGGTGCCAGTGATGCGAGGATTTCTCGGGCCTTATCAAGGGTGGAGCTCATGGTCCATTATTACCCCAAATACGAAAAGTTGCGGTTGACCTGCCCGAAGAGTTCCCACGTTCGGTATCCTGATGCTATGGCATTCATCGATTTACTGAGACAGCTCATGCAGGTCAGCGGTTCGGCCGACGAGGCCGCGTCCGCAGACGTTGCACGGGCCATTGAGCTCCGCGAAACGCTGTCCGAGAATCCCAACGACATCGCCGCATTCCAAGGTCTGGCCGAACTTGTCGACCACGCTGCTAGTAGCTCCACTACACTCGAAGACCCCCTGACCGCTGATCAGGAGGAAGCAGGGCCCCAGGAACAGGCCAATCTGGCAATGTGGTCCCTTGCCGAAGAACTGAGCGGGCGACCGAACGCCTGGTACCCGCTCATTGAACTCGCCCGACTGTCGGTGGATTCCGATATCGAGGGAGCCACCCGCCGCCTCCAAACGGCCGTCGAACGTGACGAAACTGGGCGTGCGCTGGGTGAATCGATCAAGGTGCTCCGCGAGGCGGGCTACGCCGAAAGCGGCATCTCCCTCGGCATCGGCCACTGGGACCCGGAAAATCAGAAGTTCGCGGCTGGCGAGCAACTGATTCTTGCGGCTATTGATGCTGAACGTCCCGATATTGCATCCCGGAATTTCGATATTCTTCAGCAGCACGCCATTCGCGGTGAACACGAGGACCGTCTGGCATTTCTTGCCAGGCTGATCGAAGAGTCGCAGGCCGCGGCAGAGGCAAAGTATAAGGAGCGCGAGAAGCGCGAGAATTGAGTTGATATGGCACGCTATGTAGAGATCCATCCCGAAGATCCGCAGACCCGGTTGATCGACAAGGTTGTCGACCACATCCGGGAGGGTGCGGTTGTCGCCTTCCCGACGGATTCGGGCTATGCGATTGGATGTCAGTTGGGGAACAAGGATTCCCTCGAGCGGATCCGTACGATCCGCAAGGTGGGCGCAAAGCACCACTTCACGGTTCTCTGTAGCGACTTCGCCCAGCTCGGGCAGTTTGTCATTGTCGACAACTCTCAGTTCCGCCTCATTAAACAGCTGACCCCTGGCCCCTACACGTTTATCCTCAAAGGCACGAAGGAAGTCCCGAGGATGACGTTGAACCCGAAGAAGCACACGATCGGTGCCCGG
This genomic window contains:
- a CDS encoding acyl carrier protein, whose protein sequence is MSSTLDKAREILASLAPEIPEDEITKDADLKENLRLDPVTIYALAVNLERALKIQIPDSQIESARTIADLVADETAVS
- a CDS encoding L-threonylcarbamoyladenylate synthase, translated to MARYVEIHPEDPQTRLIDKVVDHIREGAVVAFPTDSGYAIGCQLGNKDSLERIRTIRKVGAKHHFTVLCSDFAQLGQFVIVDNSQFRLIKQLTPGPYTFILKGTKEVPRMTLNPKKHTIGARIPDHKITQALVSALGEPILSSTLILPGEEEPMTDGWEVNEALGNVLDIVIEGPVGLEGATTVVDMSEGFADVAREGAGSTEMFE